The proteins below come from a single Nitrosospira sp. Is2 genomic window:
- a CDS encoding sensor domain-containing diguanylate cyclase: protein MQQTALGALCAEVIRTRQPLLLGPESLATFPDRSGAITDSNVVYWLVVPLNSHTGIIGALILKGSPDGARYTRKDKELVQFVSAQVATAIERKQLHARLKHMAQYDGLTGLPNRALLYDRLIMALGRTRREQGQMSVLYLDLNNFKQVNDSLGHAAGDELLQEVADRLKRCLRGLDTVARMGGDEFVVLLENIQMPEHASNIANKIRSAISQPIKIRGRSLCILPSIGIALYPRHGDEAQQLLRHADEAMYFEKKNSDSGLAKGVYNSVRTKSAS, encoded by the coding sequence CTGCAGCAAACAGCCCTAGGTGCTCTCTGCGCAGAAGTCATTCGTACCAGACAGCCCCTGCTGCTGGGACCTGAGTCGCTGGCGACCTTTCCCGATCGATCAGGTGCCATCACGGATAGCAATGTGGTGTACTGGCTGGTCGTCCCGCTCAATTCGCATACGGGTATTATCGGTGCCCTGATTTTGAAAGGCAGCCCGGACGGAGCACGCTACACTAGGAAGGACAAGGAACTGGTGCAATTCGTCTCCGCTCAAGTTGCTACTGCTATCGAGCGAAAACAGTTACACGCCCGACTAAAACACATGGCTCAATACGACGGCTTGACCGGCCTACCCAACCGAGCACTTTTATATGATCGCCTGATAATGGCGCTCGGAAGAACACGACGTGAACAAGGGCAAATGTCAGTGCTCTACCTGGACTTGAACAATTTCAAACAAGTCAATGACTCTTTGGGTCATGCTGCAGGCGATGAGCTGCTGCAAGAGGTTGCCGATCGTCTAAAGCGGTGCCTGCGCGGTTTGGATACGGTCGCGCGCATGGGCGGTGACGAGTTTGTGGTGCTGTTGGAAAACATCCAGATGCCTGAGCACGCCTCGAATATCGCCAACAAAATCCGCAGTGCTATCAGCCAACCCATCAAAATAAGAGGCCGCAGCTTGTGCATACTGCCAAGCATAGGAATTGCACTCTACCCTCGGCACGGTGACGAGGCGCAACAACTTCTCAGACATGCTGATGAGGCTATGTATTTTGAGAAAAAGAACAGTGATAGCGGCCTTGCAAAGGGCGTTTATAACAGCGTCCGCACGAAATCGGCATCATAA
- a CDS encoding PAS domain S-box protein: MDIKPGASLTRFIDDLLDAICIVDREGRFIFVSAACERIFGYTPKEMIGKAMLEMVVPEDRAITLRAANEIMSGHPKLDFENRYIRKDGQVVHIMWSARWLEADKVRIAVARDITERKQAESLQAALYAISEAAHNAEDLPSLFQLIHQIIGKLLSATNFSVVMYDERTDQLSFPYYTGDFRERLNCSKQP; the protein is encoded by the coding sequence ATGGATATAAAACCTGGCGCATCGTTGACTAGATTTATAGATGACCTGCTTGACGCTATTTGCATTGTTGATAGAGAGGGGCGTTTTATATTTGTCAGTGCCGCGTGCGAGCGCATTTTTGGCTACACACCGAAAGAAATGATCGGCAAGGCTATGTTAGAGATGGTGGTACCCGAGGATCGAGCGATAACTCTCCGAGCGGCCAATGAAATCATGTCAGGGCATCCCAAACTTGATTTTGAGAACCGCTATATACGCAAGGATGGACAAGTGGTGCACATTATGTGGTCAGCCCGCTGGTTGGAAGCCGATAAGGTGAGGATTGCTGTTGCTCGAGACATCACCGAGCGCAAACAGGCTGAATCACTGCAGGCCGCGCTCTATGCCATTTCTGAAGCCGCGCATAATGCAGAGGATCTACCCTCTTTGTTTCAGCTAATTCATCAAATAATCGGCAAGTTGTTGTCAGCGACTAACTTTTCCGTGGTGATGTACGATGAGAGAACTGATCAGCTGAGCTTTCCCTATTACACGGGTGACTTCCGCGAGCGTCTGAACTGCAGCAAACAGCCCTAG
- the rmuC gene encoding DNA recombination protein RmuC → MKGRITAAAENAKANVLIELATARAQVESLTEDRDKARSDLAFLTRETSQLRDELQTVRQSNSTLSERASRVAVLETEKEVLLKEQKNNQQTLLGSTAREAEKTQELASKTARLNEVEHELASTTQALAKLLEESAELRESFSATSAELKAEREALSIVRDHREAEQKLREQAQTEAAQLRTQSAELKMQLDAEQKQTEEKLKLLYEAREALSSQFKSLANDILEEKTKRFTEQNQTNLGQLLEPLKTKINEFQGKVEEVYVQEGKDRSALAQQVRQLMELNQSLSQEAKNLTSALKGSNKTQGSWGELVLERVLEASGLRKGEEYHVQEHHAREDSSRALLDVVVHLPNDRHLVIDAKLSLIAYESAVAAEDDNALQAAVKRHLDSVRTHIKVLSDKQYQSLYGLKSLDCVLMFIPIEPAFMLAITHDRELFMHAWEKNVLLVSPSTLLFVVRTVAHLWRQEAQNRNALEIAKRGAELYDKLVGFVEDLESIGNRLKQAQKEYDNAHNKLTGGRGNVIRQAEMLRQLGVRPAKALPPSMLEAAHDDGVSVRDEAVQKLLQELDDEFGTA, encoded by the coding sequence TTGAAGGGACGCATTACAGCCGCTGCCGAAAACGCAAAAGCTAATGTTTTGATAGAGCTAGCCACTGCTAGAGCACAAGTCGAATCACTGACCGAGGATCGCGATAAGGCCCGATCAGACCTGGCCTTTCTTACCAGAGAGACGAGCCAGCTACGGGATGAGCTTCAGACCGTGCGCCAGAGCAATTCGACGCTGTCCGAGCGTGCTTCCCGCGTAGCCGTTCTGGAAACAGAGAAGGAAGTACTTTTAAAAGAGCAAAAGAACAACCAGCAAACCCTACTCGGCTCGACCGCCCGCGAAGCAGAAAAAACCCAAGAGCTTGCATCCAAAACGGCAAGACTAAACGAGGTCGAGCATGAGCTTGCGTCCACAACTCAGGCGCTTGCGAAATTGTTAGAGGAATCGGCTGAATTACGGGAGAGTTTTAGCGCAACTAGCGCGGAGCTCAAGGCGGAACGAGAAGCCCTTTCCATTGTGCGCGACCACCGCGAGGCGGAGCAAAAGCTCCGTGAGCAGGCACAGACCGAAGCTGCTCAGTTACGAACCCAATCGGCTGAGCTGAAGATGCAGCTCGACGCGGAGCAAAAACAGACCGAGGAGAAACTTAAACTACTTTACGAAGCACGAGAAGCTCTGTCGAGTCAGTTTAAGAGTCTTGCTAACGATATACTGGAAGAAAAGACGAAACGCTTTACTGAACAGAACCAGACAAATTTGGGACAACTGCTAGAACCGCTCAAAACAAAAATTAACGAGTTCCAAGGCAAAGTAGAAGAAGTATACGTGCAAGAGGGTAAAGATCGCAGCGCTCTGGCGCAGCAAGTTCGACAGCTAATGGAACTCAATCAATCCCTGAGTCAGGAGGCGAAGAATCTTACTAGTGCCCTCAAGGGCTCCAATAAAACCCAGGGGAGCTGGGGGGAGCTGGTTTTGGAACGCGTACTGGAGGCTTCTGGGCTACGCAAGGGCGAGGAGTATCACGTTCAGGAGCACCACGCCCGCGAGGACAGTTCACGTGCGCTACTTGACGTTGTTGTTCATTTACCTAACGACCGTCATCTTGTCATTGACGCCAAGCTATCCCTCATTGCCTACGAAAGCGCGGTGGCCGCGGAGGACGATAACGCTCTTCAAGCCGCCGTAAAGCGCCATCTTGATTCAGTCCGTACTCATATCAAAGTCCTATCTGATAAACAGTATCAGTCGCTTTATGGCTTGAAGTCGCTGGACTGCGTCCTTATGTTTATCCCTATAGAGCCCGCATTTATGCTTGCCATTACCCATGACCGAGAACTTTTTATGCATGCATGGGAAAAGAACGTACTCCTCGTCAGCCCTTCAACGCTGCTTTTTGTGGTTCGTACGGTCGCGCACCTTTGGCGGCAAGAAGCGCAGAATCGTAATGCTCTTGAAATCGCTAAGCGGGGCGCTGAACTTTATGACAAGCTCGTGGGATTCGTCGAAGATCTAGAATCGATTGGTAATCGATTGAAGCAGGCGCAAAAAGAATACGATAACGCGCATAACAAACTCACCGGTGGGCGGGGAAATGTAATACGCCAAGCGGAAATGCTGCGACAGCTTGGCGTCAGGCCCGCGAAAGCTCTTCCGCCATCCATGTTAGAAGCTGCCCATGATGATGGAGTTAGTGTGAGGGATGAGGCGGTACAGAAGCTTTTGCAAGAGCTGGACGACGAATTCGGAACGGCATAA